The Leptospira brenneri genome includes a window with the following:
- a CDS encoding transglycosylase domain-containing protein, protein MVIPLIVFILRPISFESFRNQATVRILTNEGMLIGRGKNKNQTKQDWESIREYPNFVPEILQIAEDKRFEFHHGVDIFAGFNSLRSYIFSKGKRGGASTITMQLVRIQNPEIRSYPFFIRKSFEILEALRYEVWLTKSEILEAYLNSVSIHSNLVGFPSASLTLFGKHIRFLSIEETVYLTVLIRKNKPELKELSTRYDHLREKIPYSIPKLENPNELTIGISSSNKSDFGERWKGENQHFLNWIRILISKPSEEFVSSLSSELNSELHSIVNSELLGLERWNVSNASAIVLERVPGKKDELELKAMIGSKNFFEDGNGMVNGSLAYRDAGSTLKPLLYAIAIDKGHYTVNSIFSDEKYSFSLGQGGNYLPRNADLRYWGDLTLAEALGNSRNIPAVTAINQMGVITFYRFLQLAGFSHLKESPQYYGPGLALGAGGTTLLQLTRAYGSFPLKGILPKIRLGKIDNRPLYYGDSTQLFSPETAEELKFVLRDPKLRQRAFGRRSYLDFPFPVSIKTGTSKDYRNSWTVAFNENYVVGAWVGNFSGERTMDVSGSFGAGRIVQNIFRSLMKDKPKLEYNSSLTEVRNFCRFTGKLALPKCPSIVLRVRKKVILPELCDKHKEESFTSVLGVGFVYPSMGQVFLYHPSYEKKTQSIPVRIREIKTLKDPKLIWNDKEELKPSSNGDLRLPIVRGKQSLVLYDGELKKASVDFEVK, encoded by the coding sequence ATGGTAATTCCACTAATTGTTTTTATATTAAGACCAATTTCTTTCGAATCATTTCGAAATCAGGCAACAGTTCGAATCCTAACCAACGAAGGGATGTTGATTGGTAGAGGAAAAAACAAAAACCAAACGAAACAAGATTGGGAAAGTATTCGTGAATACCCAAACTTTGTCCCCGAAATTCTACAAATTGCAGAAGACAAAAGATTTGAATTCCATCATGGGGTTGATATCTTCGCAGGTTTTAATTCTCTTCGTTCTTATATTTTTTCCAAAGGAAAACGAGGAGGTGCTTCTACCATCACCATGCAACTGGTGCGAATTCAAAATCCAGAAATTCGTTCCTATCCTTTTTTTATACGCAAAAGTTTTGAAATATTGGAAGCCCTGCGGTATGAAGTTTGGTTAACCAAATCTGAAATACTAGAAGCTTATTTAAACTCGGTCTCTATTCATTCGAATCTTGTTGGATTTCCTTCCGCTTCACTAACCTTGTTTGGAAAACATATTCGATTTTTATCCATTGAAGAAACTGTTTATCTTACTGTTTTGATACGTAAAAATAAACCTGAACTGAAAGAACTATCGACTCGTTATGATCACCTTAGAGAAAAAATTCCCTATTCAATTCCAAAACTTGAAAATCCAAACGAACTTACAATTGGAATATCTTCCTCAAACAAATCCGATTTTGGAGAAAGGTGGAAGGGGGAAAATCAACATTTCCTAAATTGGATTCGAATTTTAATTTCCAAACCCTCTGAAGAATTTGTTTCTTCCTTATCTTCTGAGTTAAATTCAGAATTACATTCGATTGTGAATTCAGAATTATTGGGTTTGGAAAGATGGAATGTATCGAATGCCTCTGCGATTGTTTTAGAACGTGTTCCTGGAAAAAAAGATGAACTCGAACTCAAAGCAATGATTGGGTCAAAGAATTTTTTTGAAGACGGAAATGGAATGGTAAATGGTAGTTTGGCCTATAGAGATGCTGGTAGCACTCTAAAACCATTGTTATATGCTATTGCAATTGATAAAGGCCATTATACTGTTAACTCTATCTTTTCTGATGAAAAATATTCTTTTTCTTTAGGGCAAGGGGGAAACTATCTGCCAAGAAATGCAGACCTTCGTTATTGGGGAGATTTAACTTTAGCGGAAGCTCTTGGTAATTCGCGAAATATCCCTGCTGTGACAGCGATTAACCAAATGGGTGTGATTACTTTTTACCGATTTTTACAATTAGCAGGTTTTAGCCACTTAAAAGAATCGCCACAATATTATGGGCCAGGGCTTGCACTTGGTGCTGGTGGAACCACACTTCTTCAATTAACACGTGCTTATGGGTCCTTTCCATTAAAAGGAATTCTGCCCAAAATTCGGTTAGGTAAAATAGATAATCGACCATTATACTATGGTGATTCAACACAACTATTTTCACCCGAAACAGCAGAAGAATTAAAATTTGTTTTAAGAGATCCTAAGTTGCGACAGAGAGCATTTGGTCGCAGGAGTTATTTGGATTTTCCATTTCCTGTTTCTATCAAAACTGGAACTTCAAAAGACTATCGAAATTCTTGGACTGTTGCATTTAACGAAAACTATGTAGTAGGTGCATGGGTTGGAAATTTTTCTGGGGAACGAACCATGGATGTCTCAGGCTCTTTTGGAGCCGGACGGATTGTTCAGAATATTTTTCGTAGTTTAATGAAAGATAAACCAAAATTAGAATACAATTCTAGTTTAACAGAGGTTAGAAACTTTTGTCGATTTACAGGAAAACTGGCACTTCCAAAATGCCCTTCTATTGTCTTGCGAGTTAGAAAAAAAGTAATATTACCAGAATTATGTGATAAACACAAAGAAGAATCTTTTACTTCAGTTTTGGGTGTTGGATTTGTTTATCCATCTATGGGACAAGTTTTTTTATACCATCCATCGTATGAGAAAAAAACACAAAGTATTCCCGTGCGAATTCGAGAAATCAAAACTTTAAAAGACCCCAAACTCATTTGGAATGATAAAGAAGAATTAAAACCATCCTCAAACGGAGATCTACGTTTGCCCATCGTTCGTGGAAAACAATCCTTAGTATTATATGATGGGGAATTGAAGAAGGCATCTGTTGATTTTGAAGTTAAGTAA
- a CDS encoding sulfatase-like hydrolase/transferase — translation MILKLSKLGEFFKVLQLISKPTFLLYIFFYIFYGPISFSLGSWFYFHGIFVTILTFFCVMIHSFLKGNLIQKNSGWNMFYRLVLWAIFMMALGYQQVYQTEITISIVIYFFQHIFLLYSDIFNFLSQWNLWQCLSLGIGFYLIITEKKENTKKKWMQFLVCSLLFFLFRFGIHWIQPKENFIETSIHSSQRAKSSLESISGKPNLVMVLLEGVPRKHLVKLKSRYINFSLLNGSHFWIPMPHTSKSLFTWMTGESQLSNTRLQGNETLLESNLPKELEIKHGYQTEMIYTQSIYFEGMEQFFPKIFQTILEKSELEKRYGSSYSSFSWGMDDRILIPAMKSMVNTNQDPKFLFLGLSQTHSPYFVSQIDSNQRWKSPMDRYMGALMEEIEVLDSIISFWKENSSRETVLILSSDHGESFGEEGAHAHNYSLYNQETDVPFLLYFIKSGQVYIPKSGSSVNFKDTVLGLLETKANDRDPFLNPSFFSSDYQMDLVLKTWNSEIQKAWITKEKKYIYHSDRDQLIEMNWEEGNKNLITDPVLKQRVMNQIYSNIR, via the coding sequence TTGATTTTGAAGTTAAGTAAGTTAGGTGAATTTTTCAAAGTTTTGCAATTGATAAGTAAACCTACCTTCTTATTGTATATCTTTTTTTATATTTTTTATGGGCCAATTTCTTTTTCTCTTGGCAGTTGGTTCTACTTTCATGGGATCTTTGTTACTATACTTACATTCTTTTGTGTTATGATTCATTCCTTTTTAAAAGGGAACCTAATCCAAAAAAATTCTGGATGGAATATGTTTTATCGATTGGTTCTTTGGGCCATCTTTATGATGGCCCTTGGTTACCAACAAGTTTACCAAACAGAGATCACAATTTCGATTGTGATTTATTTTTTCCAACACATCTTTCTTCTCTATTCAGACATTTTTAATTTTCTGTCTCAATGGAATCTTTGGCAATGCTTGAGTCTAGGGATAGGTTTCTATTTAATAATCACTGAGAAGAAGGAAAACACAAAAAAGAAATGGATGCAATTTCTTGTTTGTTCTTTGTTATTTTTTCTCTTTCGGTTTGGGATCCATTGGATACAACCGAAGGAAAATTTTATTGAAACTTCAATTCACTCCTCACAACGAGCTAAATCAAGTTTGGAGTCTATCTCTGGAAAACCAAATTTAGTTATGGTTTTATTGGAAGGGGTACCAAGAAAACATTTGGTAAAATTGAAGTCTCGATATATCAATTTTTCTCTGTTAAATGGCTCTCATTTTTGGATTCCTATGCCACATACTTCCAAAAGTCTTTTTACCTGGATGACTGGAGAATCGCAACTCTCGAATACTCGTTTGCAAGGGAATGAAACTCTATTAGAATCTAACCTTCCCAAAGAATTAGAAATCAAACATGGTTATCAAACGGAGATGATTTATACTCAATCCATTTACTTTGAAGGTATGGAACAATTCTTTCCAAAAATTTTCCAAACAATTTTAGAAAAGTCTGAATTAGAAAAAAGATACGGATCTTCCTACTCATCCTTTAGTTGGGGAATGGATGATCGAATTCTGATTCCTGCCATGAAGAGTATGGTAAATACAAATCAAGATCCCAAATTTTTGTTTTTGGGTTTAAGCCAAACCCATAGCCCTTATTTTGTATCCCAAATCGATTCGAACCAAAGATGGAAGTCACCAATGGACCGTTATATGGGAGCACTTATGGAAGAGATTGAAGTTTTGGACTCGATCATTTCGTTTTGGAAAGAGAATTCTTCAAGAGAAACCGTTTTGATTCTTAGTTCTGATCATGGAGAATCATTTGGGGAAGAAGGCGCACATGCTCATAACTATTCTTTATACAACCAAGAAACAGATGTTCCTTTTTTATTATATTTCATTAAATCGGGACAAGTTTACATTCCTAAATCGGGAAGTTCTGTAAATTTTAAGGATACAGTTCTTGGATTACTTGAAACTAAAGCCAATGATAGAGATCCGTTCTTAAATCCAAGTTTTTTCAGTTCAGATTATCAAATGGATTTAGTTTTGAAGACATGGAACTCTGAAATACAGAAAGCATGGATTACAAAAGAAAAAAAATATATTTATCACAGTGACAGAGATCAGTTAATTGAAATGAATTGGGAAGAAGGAAACAAAAACTTAATTACAGATCCCGTTCTAAAACAGAGAGTAATGAATCAAATATATTCAAACATTCGTTAG
- a CDS encoding TetR/AcrR family transcriptional regulator, giving the protein MSRIMVAERSPKKRAVLEKDKLSKRASIIQSAAFLLQKKDWAELSMDEVAKRAKIAKGTLYLYFPTKEDLCLRVHIGDYEAWFFDMEVFLTETKTIDADIFSKWFVDSMDRHVRFLKLLPIVPTILEKNASVETIREFKLSLKEQIFRILPLLLKVFPFLNEKSGFLFLMQCHALAVGSWSHGFPSDQFKEAVKENGLDIFILDYKLFLQTSILTLLNGNRIT; this is encoded by the coding sequence ATGAGTCGCATAATGGTTGCAGAACGTTCTCCCAAAAAAAGGGCTGTATTAGAAAAAGACAAACTTTCTAAACGTGCATCCATCATCCAATCAGCAGCCTTTCTTCTGCAAAAAAAAGATTGGGCAGAACTCTCTATGGATGAAGTTGCCAAACGAGCTAAAATTGCCAAAGGCACTTTATATTTATACTTCCCCACAAAAGAAGACCTTTGCCTGCGAGTACATATTGGCGATTACGAAGCTTGGTTTTTCGATATGGAAGTTTTTTTAACAGAAACAAAAACGATTGATGCAGATATTTTTTCCAAATGGTTTGTCGATTCCATGGACAGGCATGTTCGTTTTTTAAAATTACTACCGATCGTTCCGACCATCTTAGAAAAAAATGCCAGCGTCGAAACCATTCGTGAATTCAAACTTAGTTTAAAGGAACAAATCTTTAGGATCCTACCTTTACTTTTAAAAGTATTTCCATTTTTAAATGAGAAATCAGGTTTCTTATTTCTTATGCAATGCCATGCATTGGCAGTCGGATCTTGGTCACATGGATTCCCTTCAGACCAATTTAAAGAAGCAGTCAAAGAAAATGGACTAGATATTTTTATTTTAGATTACAAACTCTTTCTACAAACTTCCATTTTAACGTTGCTGAATGGAAATAGAATCACCTAA
- a CDS encoding DUF5329 family protein, producing the protein MKGIYIFGTVLLALTFSSAEFSLLHGKTGSCPEFTEEQKIEKLLLRVGKVKGNLIRNGEAHSAEAAEKHLRYKLEEAKKSFFAPDPKEWTAKLFIEKIASKSFLTGTPYQIKFFDGKEVKSKDWLLVELNKIESCL; encoded by the coding sequence ATGAAAGGTATTTACATTTTTGGAACTGTATTGTTGGCTCTTACCTTCTCCAGTGCGGAGTTTTCCCTGCTCCATGGGAAAACAGGTTCTTGTCCTGAGTTCACAGAAGAACAAAAAATTGAAAAACTTCTGTTGAGAGTTGGAAAAGTGAAAGGAAATTTGATTCGTAATGGAGAAGCACATTCTGCAGAAGCCGCTGAAAAACATTTACGGTATAAATTAGAAGAAGCAAAAAAATCCTTCTTTGCTCCTGATCCTAAAGAATGGACTGCTAAACTTTTCATCGAAAAAATTGCTTCAAAATCATTCCTCACGGGAACTCCTTACCAAATCAAATTTTTTGATGGTAAAGAAGTTAAATCAAAAGACTGGTTACTCGTAGAATTAAATAAAATAGAATCTTGTTTATGA
- a CDS encoding YncE family protein, with the protein MTRFSLFYLSVLVFGFSLSAQKIEAEFSYKTDFNVRPTFVEGDNPVFVNGGKWVYLGKTADFDEPGFYFYDIESKTRIYRAVPLETYYLTHPTEFIGKIESTGKRLPFTIYEFLFYDEVTRRAGFVIENKHNSTNTKRYFYMGWNLATSTVDVVKQIYEIAETDKKSFAISASIGYSPEDATGYFVFAVDADLKDNESTDVTAFIYKIQNQNLTKLKEYKSKFYPYTPEFHPESKQILIASYAESFQNRNPTGYLYKINGDSFSEFSIPSTPYGISFSKDGKYLYIAAADTGEVRMYHTDNLSEVKKTKWGTHGHKLGFWKEGELVWVRNSGLHIYDPITLKQKKVIPTKKFYKNNVNVSGSVFLPFTKLLLRNTLEDVAGGAANRILLAE; encoded by the coding sequence ATGACTCGATTCTCTCTTTTTTACCTTTCGGTTCTCGTATTTGGTTTTTCTTTATCTGCACAGAAAATAGAAGCAGAGTTTTCTTATAAAACTGACTTTAATGTCAGGCCTACCTTTGTGGAAGGGGATAATCCAGTCTTTGTTAACGGTGGTAAGTGGGTTTATCTAGGAAAAACTGCTGATTTTGATGAACCTGGATTTTATTTTTATGATATCGAATCCAAGACGAGAATCTATCGTGCAGTTCCTTTGGAAACTTATTACCTCACTCATCCAACTGAATTTATTGGAAAGATAGAATCAACCGGCAAACGATTGCCTTTCACTATTTATGAATTTTTATTCTATGATGAAGTGACTCGTCGAGCTGGTTTTGTTATCGAAAACAAACATAATTCTACGAATACAAAAAGATATTTTTATATGGGATGGAATCTTGCTACGAGTACCGTTGATGTGGTAAAACAGATTTACGAAATTGCAGAGACTGATAAGAAGTCTTTTGCGATCAGTGCCAGTATAGGATATTCACCGGAAGATGCCACAGGTTACTTTGTATTTGCAGTGGATGCCGATTTGAAGGATAATGAATCTACGGATGTCACTGCCTTCATTTATAAAATTCAAAATCAAAATTTGACAAAGTTAAAAGAATATAAATCAAAATTTTATCCTTATACACCCGAATTTCATCCAGAATCAAAACAGATACTGATCGCTAGTTATGCGGAATCTTTTCAAAATAGAAATCCAACTGGTTATTTATATAAAATAAATGGAGATTCTTTTTCGGAATTTTCTATTCCTTCCACTCCTTATGGAATTAGTTTTTCCAAAGACGGAAAATATTTATATATCGCTGCTGCCGATACTGGGGAAGTTCGAATGTATCATACGGACAATCTGTCTGAGGTAAAAAAGACAAAATGGGGAACACATGGTCATAAGTTGGGATTTTGGAAAGAAGGAGAATTAGTTTGGGTTAGAAACTCAGGATTACATATTTATGATCCTATCACCTTAAAACAGAAAAAAGTAATCCCAACTAAAAAATTTTATAAAAACAATGTAAATGTCAGTGGCTCTGTATTTTTACCTTTTACGAAGTTACTTCTTAGAAACACCTTAGAAGATGTGGCTGGCGGAGCCGCCAACCGCATCTTACTTGCGGAATAA
- a CDS encoding NAD(P)H-binding protein, whose protein sequence is MKVFVYGGSGLVGGHLVTELLNGGHEVFAGSRKPESQKGSSNLHWVFADSSQLTKGLEVLEKVDAAYFLSPPGQTNQYEILSPWIEKAKQVGLKKLVLMTAMGVDHAPPEAPFRKTEILLEGAGIPWNIIRPNWFNQNFHTFWIAGIKQDGKIYFPGGSAKTSFIDARDIASVASVLLTTTNNENQAFTLTGPESIDHNQVADHLTKVSGKQIAYVDVDPKVFESSLVSAGLSKDYAAFLVMIAGALKEGFASPILNTVKTLTGKEPISFAQYAKDFANAWK, encoded by the coding sequence ATGAAAGTATTTGTATATGGCGGTTCTGGACTCGTTGGTGGCCATCTCGTAACCGAATTATTAAACGGGGGACATGAAGTCTTTGCCGGATCAAGAAAACCAGAATCTCAAAAAGGTTCCTCAAATTTGCATTGGGTATTTGCAGATTCTAGCCAACTCACAAAGGGTTTGGAAGTTTTAGAAAAAGTGGACGCCGCTTATTTTTTAAGCCCTCCAGGCCAAACCAATCAATACGAAATTTTGTCTCCTTGGATTGAAAAAGCAAAACAAGTTGGTTTAAAAAAACTTGTACTGATGACAGCAATGGGGGTAGACCATGCACCGCCAGAAGCACCATTTCGCAAAACAGAGATACTGCTCGAAGGAGCAGGGATTCCTTGGAATATCATTCGTCCGAACTGGTTTAACCAAAACTTTCATACCTTTTGGATTGCTGGGATCAAACAAGATGGAAAAATTTATTTTCCAGGTGGATCAGCAAAAACAAGTTTCATTGATGCAAGAGACATTGCTTCGGTTGCTTCTGTTCTTCTGACAACAACAAACAATGAAAACCAAGCATTTACATTGACAGGACCTGAATCTATCGATCATAACCAAGTGGCAGATCATTTAACTAAAGTAAGTGGAAAACAAATTGCTTATGTAGATGTAGATCCAAAAGTCTTTGAATCCTCTCTTGTTTCTGCTGGCCTTTCGAAAGATTACGCGGCTTTCCTTGTAATGATTGCTGGTGCTTTAAAAGAAGGATTTGCAAGTCCGATTCTAAACACTGTCAAAACTCTCACAGGAAAAGAACCAATTTCCTTTGCACAATACGCAAAAGATTTTGCAAATGCTTGGAAATAA
- a CDS encoding AraC family transcriptional regulator, producing MDLLSDILSSAGWKNDLLSKGQIFDSFGFHFPCEKSGGFHVVTQGGCYARIGKTMIPLHKGDLIFITRGTNHELLSDPKAKVVTIERFLGDQEIRMKKENPVTTFVSVRYEVPPGPIHPLFLELPEYIHIPYETIQAHHALGDIIQILSRELELNLGTDLIVQRLTDILLYYMLRMWLGQHANSQAGWIKAFHDTQVLYALEKLHNGYAKDWTIESLAKETGISRANLANRFRDVLGIPPMEYLAKLRMEKAKQMFQKGNMGLEEVAQNVGYASAFSFSKAYKRIYGNSPSREWKTVV from the coding sequence ATGGATCTACTTTCTGATATTCTCTCTTCTGCTGGTTGGAAAAACGACCTACTTTCGAAAGGCCAAATTTTTGATAGTTTTGGGTTTCATTTCCCATGTGAAAAAAGTGGTGGTTTTCATGTGGTAACACAAGGCGGCTGTTATGCGAGAATCGGCAAAACGATGATCCCTCTACATAAAGGAGATTTGATCTTTATCACCCGTGGGACCAACCACGAATTATTATCAGATCCAAAAGCAAAAGTGGTTACCATTGAACGATTTTTAGGTGATCAGGAAATTCGTATGAAAAAAGAAAATCCTGTGACCACCTTTGTTTCTGTTCGTTATGAAGTCCCCCCCGGTCCCATCCACCCACTGTTTTTAGAATTACCAGAATACATTCATATTCCTTATGAAACCATCCAAGCTCACCATGCCCTGGGAGATATCATTCAAATCCTTTCTCGTGAATTGGAGCTCAATCTTGGAACCGATTTAATTGTGCAGAGACTAACAGATATTTTGTTATACTATATGTTACGAATGTGGCTAGGTCAACATGCAAACTCACAAGCAGGTTGGATCAAAGCCTTTCATGATACACAAGTTTTGTATGCTTTAGAAAAATTACATAATGGATATGCTAAGGATTGGACAATTGAATCTTTGGCGAAAGAAACAGGAATTTCTCGTGCCAATCTTGCAAATCGGTTTCGAGATGTACTCGGAATTCCTCCTATGGAATACTTAGCAAAACTTAGAATGGAAAAAGCAAAACAAATGTTCCAAAAAGGAAATATGGGATTAGAAGAAGTGGCACAAAATGTTGGTTATGCGTCTGCTTTTTCTTTTTCGAAAGCTTACAAACGAATTTATGGAAATTCACCGAGCCGAGAGTGGAAAACTGTTGTGTAA
- a CDS encoding RNA polymerase sigma factor, with the protein MIDDPHLSILESSLAGKTKALEELIQTFQPKVFSLALKFLWNPEDAEDATQEILVKVITNLGGFRKESKLSTWIYRIASNHLINVQKSKMERRKVHLRAIREELHRTQSTYHPPSEFPTVTLEEESSPHVSELVLHVQVACTYSMLQGLSRPYRMAYLLGEVFQTSSEEGASVMGIRPEAFRQKLSRSRKQMETFLGKECGLTKANNPCHCPNRIGYATRAGRIKSYLKLSEQMKLDGRWKEIKPMMADTSKIRKAAEVFRNHPEYLPKKNQLENIRTLLHNSFPLSAR; encoded by the coding sequence ATGATCGATGATCCGCATCTTTCTATTTTAGAAAGTTCCCTCGCTGGGAAAACAAAGGCATTGGAAGAATTAATCCAAACCTTCCAACCAAAAGTATTTTCTTTGGCTTTGAAATTTTTATGGAACCCAGAAGATGCGGAAGATGCCACTCAAGAAATTTTGGTAAAAGTGATTACCAACTTGGGTGGATTTCGTAAAGAAAGTAAACTCTCCACTTGGATTTATCGAATCGCAAGTAACCATTTAATTAATGTACAAAAATCAAAAATGGAACGACGAAAAGTACATCTCAGAGCCATCCGCGAAGAATTACACCGAACACAATCCACGTATCATCCTCCTTCTGAATTTCCAACAGTAACATTGGAAGAAGAATCTTCACCTCATGTTTCAGAACTTGTTTTACATGTCCAGGTGGCATGCACCTACTCTATGTTACAAGGTCTTTCGAGGCCATATAGAATGGCTTATCTTTTGGGAGAAGTGTTTCAAACTTCTAGCGAAGAAGGAGCTTCCGTGATGGGAATTCGTCCAGAAGCATTTCGTCAAAAATTATCAAGATCTAGAAAACAAATGGAAACATTTCTTGGAAAAGAATGTGGACTCACAAAAGCAAACAATCCTTGCCATTGCCCGAATCGAATTGGTTATGCCACTAGAGCCGGAAGAATCAAATCCTATCTCAAACTTTCGGAACAAATGAAATTAGATGGGAGATGGAAAGAAATAAAACCAATGATGGCAGATACTTCTAAGATCAGAAAGGCAGCAGAAGTATTTCGTAACCACCCAGAATATTTACCCAAAAAAAATCAGTTGGAAAACATCCGAACACTTTTACACAACAGTTTTCCACTCTCGGCTCGGTGA
- a CDS encoding DUF1304 domain-containing protein has product MKVLSLILTGFVAVEHVFILVLEMFLWKTEFGMKTFQLTPETAEITAKLAKNQGLYNGFLAAGLFWALFFIKDQNQKFQTILFFLICIVVAGIYGSATAKFSILFSQGLPAFLALVIHWIANKK; this is encoded by the coding sequence ATGAAAGTTCTTTCACTCATTCTGACAGGCTTTGTTGCTGTCGAACATGTGTTTATTTTGGTATTGGAAATGTTCCTTTGGAAAACCGAGTTCGGAATGAAAACCTTCCAACTCACACCAGAAACAGCAGAAATCACTGCAAAACTGGCCAAAAACCAAGGCCTTTACAATGGGTTTTTGGCTGCTGGACTTTTTTGGGCCCTATTCTTTATCAAAGACCAAAACCAAAAATTCCAAACCATTTTGTTTTTCTTAATCTGTATTGTGGTCGCAGGCATTTATGGTTCTGCCACAGCAAAGTTCTCCATTCTCTTTTCACAAGGTTTGCCAGCATTCCTTGCTCTTGTTATCCATTGGATCGCTAACAAAAAATAA